In a genomic window of Sulfurimonas denitrificans DSM 1251:
- the nuoN gene encoding NADH-quinone oxidoreductase subunit NuoN, protein MLSPVNVSIESLNLMTLVPMLIPIIGALFIIVIDLFKSEQDKSLYVMLSLLILGVDFVALVDSAGVFANNGTIMGVFDMMLIDGLAILSQFIIVGASMLFIPLALTHKRFHEFSYPEFFALFLFMIAGFQFMVSTDNLILIFVGLETASLALYTLIAMHNRDKSFEAAVKYFTMGALAAGFFSFGSMVFYALTGSVEINQIATVLTANNYADIGFVLVGVVFLLAAFGFKLSMVPFHTWTPDVYEGSSAALAGYMSIVPKIAAFIVAMRLFEFLIHSGVVWLEVILYMGVVVTMTMANIWALVQSDVKRMLAYSSISHAGFVMAAILIGTTQSNSALFLYWILFSFTNLGSFSMLWISRQKNLPAHQQSDHSYDKFAGMVKTSPVAASIMALFMLSLAGIPPFALFWGKMYLMSSAITGGYTVLALIMALNSAIAGYYYLKLIVYMFMKDPVVENNGHVYSANATLPLKTIIGIAAIGTIFAFVAVNQLIEFVTLFVYNSGY, encoded by the coding sequence ATGTTATCACCTGTAAATGTATCAATTGAGTCATTAAATCTAATGACTCTTGTGCCAATGTTGATTCCAATTATTGGCGCACTTTTTATTATAGTTATAGATCTATTTAAGAGTGAGCAAGATAAGTCTTTGTATGTAATGCTAAGCCTTCTAATATTGGGAGTTGATTTTGTTGCACTAGTAGATTCTGCTGGCGTATTTGCTAATAATGGAACAATCATGGGCGTATTTGATATGATGCTTATTGATGGTTTGGCAATACTCTCTCAGTTTATTATCGTTGGGGCTTCTATGCTCTTTATACCATTAGCACTTACACATAAGAGATTTCACGAATTCTCATATCCTGAATTTTTCGCACTCTTTTTGTTTATGATTGCAGGCTTCCAATTTATGGTTTCAACAGATAACTTAATTTTGATATTTGTTGGTTTAGAGACAGCTTCACTAGCACTCTACACTCTAATAGCAATGCACAATCGCGATAAGTCATTTGAAGCAGCTGTAAAATACTTTACAATGGGTGCACTTGCTGCTGGATTTTTCAGCTTCGGTTCAATGGTCTTTTATGCTCTTACTGGTTCAGTTGAAATCAATCAAATTGCAACAGTTCTAACAGCTAACAACTATGCGGACATAGGCTTTGTTCTTGTAGGAGTTGTCTTTTTACTTGCGGCGTTTGGCTTTAAGCTCTCAATGGTTCCATTTCATACATGGACGCCAGATGTTTATGAGGGCAGTTCAGCTGCACTAGCTGGTTATATGTCAATTGTTCCAAAGATAGCTGCATTTATAGTAGCCATGAGACTCTTTGAATTTTTAATTCACAGTGGGGTTGTTTGGTTAGAGGTTATTTTATATATGGGTGTTGTAGTAACTATGACTATGGCAAACATCTGGGCACTTGTTCAAAGCGATGTTAAAAGAATGCTGGCATATAGCTCAATATCACATGCTGGTTTTGTAATGGCTGCGATACTAATAGGCACTACACAATCAAATAGTGCACTATTTTTGTATTGGATACTCTTTAGTTTTACTAATTTAGGGTCATTCTCTATGCTTTGGATAAGCAGACAAAAAAACCTTCCTGCTCATCAACAATCAGATCATAGTTATGATAAGTTTGCTGGTATGGTTAAAACATCGCCAGTTGCAGCTTCTATTATGGCTCTATTTATGCTAAGTTTGGCAGGTATTCCACCATTTGCTCTATTTTGGGGCAAGATGTATCTCATGAGTTCTGCTATTACTGGTGGCTACACAGTTTTAGCTCTAATTATGGCTCTTAACTCAGCAATCGCAGGTTACTACTACCTAAAACTGATAGTTTACATGTTTATGAAAGATCCAGTTGTAGAAAACAATGGACATGTATATAGTGCAAACGCAACACTTCCGCTTAAAACAATTATTGGTATTGCTGCTATAGGAACTATTTTTGCTTTTGTCGCAGTAAATCAGCTCATAGAGTTTGTTACGCTCTTTGTATATAATAGCGGATATTAA
- a CDS encoding NADH-quinone oxidoreductase subunit M: MLDHILSILIFFPALAGILGFVVNKNSIRSYGVAVATIEFGLAMWLWFAFDSTLSGMQFMEQIALVPAFGINYIVGVDGISLFIIILAAFFTMIGIASLGEMKDIKNLIITLLFLQMTMVGVFVALDAIVFYLFWELSLVPMLYIIGAWGGPLRIYASVKFFLYTFAGSLVMLVGMLFMAYFYYQATGEWSFALLDWYRLILPESFQNWLFIAFFFGFAIKVPMFPFHTWLPYAHGQAPTIGSVILAAILLKMGTYAFIRFSLPLFPDASVYFMYPIAVLAIIMIIYTAMVAYAQKDIKQVVAYSSVSHMGVIILGTFALNVEGITGSIFLMIAHGVVSGALFFLVGVIYDRRHTKLMSEFGGLASVMPRYATIFGIMLMASVGLPLTINFVGEFLSLLGFYKQSHILTLLAGTAIIVGAIYMLSAYKKMFFGVVTHEENRNLPDINKRELLALIPLTIITIWLGIYPKPILEPINKSVEGVVTLMHEKSLTQEAKLRIPNVNKEMELISKSQREAH; the protein is encoded by the coding sequence ATGCTAGATCATATATTATCGATTTTAATTTTCTTCCCAGCCTTAGCAGGTATTCTTGGGTTTGTAGTTAACAAAAACAGCATACGCTCTTATGGTGTAGCTGTTGCTACAATTGAGTTTGGACTTGCTATGTGGCTATGGTTTGCATTTGATTCTACTCTATCTGGTATGCAGTTTATGGAACAGATTGCATTAGTTCCAGCTTTTGGTATCAACTATATAGTTGGTGTTGATGGAATCTCTCTGTTTATTATCATACTAGCGGCGTTCTTTACGATGATAGGAATTGCTTCACTTGGAGAGATGAAAGATATTAAAAACCTAATTATTACGCTTCTGTTCTTGCAGATGACTATGGTTGGTGTCTTTGTTGCACTTGATGCTATTGTATTTTATCTCTTTTGGGAGTTGTCTCTTGTACCAATGTTATATATTATTGGTGCGTGGGGTGGACCGCTTAGAATTTATGCTTCAGTTAAATTTTTCCTATATACATTTGCAGGCTCGCTTGTCATGTTAGTAGGTATGCTATTTATGGCATATTTTTACTATCAAGCAACAGGAGAGTGGAGTTTTGCACTTCTTGACTGGTACCGTCTGATACTTCCAGAATCATTTCAAAATTGGCTCTTTATTGCTTTTTTCTTTGGTTTTGCTATCAAAGTTCCAATGTTTCCATTCCATACGTGGCTACCATACGCTCACGGTCAGGCACCTACTATTGGTTCAGTAATACTTGCGGCAATACTTCTTAAAATGGGTACGTATGCGTTTATTCGCTTCTCTTTGCCACTTTTTCCAGATGCGTCAGTTTACTTTATGTATCCAATAGCAGTTTTAGCAATTATTATGATTATATATACTGCAATGGTTGCTTATGCGCAAAAAGATATTAAACAGGTTGTTGCTTACTCATCTGTATCACACATGGGTGTAATTATTTTGGGAACGTTTGCACTTAACGTTGAGGGTATTACAGGTTCAATCTTTTTAATGATAGCTCATGGAGTAGTCTCTGGTGCGCTCTTTTTCCTTGTCGGTGTAATTTATGACAGAAGACATACAAAACTAATGAGTGAATTTGGCGGTTTAGCTTCGGTTATGCCTCGTTATGCAACCATCTTTGGAATTATGCTTATGGCTTCTGTGGGTCTGCCTCTTACTATAAACTTTGTTGGAGAGTTTTTAAGTTTACTCGGCTTTTACAAGCAGTCACACATCTTAACACTCCTTGCAGGGACTGCAATTATAGTTGGTGCAATCTACATGTTATCTGCATATAAAAAGATGTTCTTTGGAGTTGTGACTCATGAGGAGAACAGAAATCTCCCAGATATAAACAAAAGAGAGCTCTTAGCACTTATTCCACTAACGATTATTACTATCTGGCTTGGAATCTATCCAAAACCAATTTTAGAGCCAATAAACAAAAGCGTTGAGGGAGTTGTTACTTTAATGCATGAGAAATCTTTAACGCAAGAGGCAAAATTAAGAATACCAAATGTCAATAAAGAGATGGAGCTTATTAGTAAATCGCAAAGGGAGGCACACTAA
- the nuoL gene encoding NADH-quinone oxidoreductase subunit L, which translates to MELFLYTALFSPLVGSLFAALFGASPKTKIAGIVPSALLGVSLISSTILLILVFTTGHTLHVEMMTWMATGDLYIPFGFVVDQVSVVMMMVVTLVSTVVHVYAIGYMDHDKGFNRFFSYLSAFVFSMMILVMSDNFAGLFIGWEGVGLCSWLLIGFWYHKESASWAANEAFIMNRIADLGMLIGIFLVYWNTGTLQYDGAFAAMPSLDTATITWIGIFLFIGAMGKSAQFPLHTWLADAMEGPTPVSALIHAATMVTAGVYLVVRSSPLYELIPNVGLFIASLGAFVALFAASMALVNRDMKRVIAYSTLSQLGYMFAAAGLGAYWVALFHLMAHAFFKALLFLGAGNVMHAMHDELDPFKMGGLNKVMKGTFLMMTIASVALAGIFPLAGFFSKDLILEVAFVNHHYVIYAVLLFTAALTAFYSFRLVALIFHGEERYKLFGIHPHEAYKFMLIAMSPLLLLAIIAGAFKAGYFEMVTQLLPSTEYHVHSAATYWIMTIGTQLLVALAIFYAYKKYTKKDIKVPDGTSKMENSFVYKLLINQYYIPYFYEQYIVKAYRELSEVFWTKIDQKIVDGTVDGMANILYKTGNTTRVMQSGNLSTMLKWMVAGTVALLSLAVVFGLAARYSGEIKTILSGLGV; encoded by the coding sequence ATGGAACTATTTTTATATACAGCACTTTTCTCACCACTTGTTGGTTCTTTGTTTGCAGCACTTTTTGGGGCTTCACCAAAGACAAAAATAGCTGGAATTGTACCTAGTGCGCTTCTTGGGGTATCTCTTATTAGCAGTACTATTTTACTAATATTAGTATTTACAACAGGACATACGCTACATGTAGAGATGATGACATGGATGGCTACGGGAGATTTATATATTCCTTTTGGCTTTGTAGTTGATCAGGTAAGCGTGGTTATGATGATGGTTGTAACATTGGTTTCAACTGTTGTTCATGTTTACGCTATTGGTTATATGGACCATGATAAAGGCTTTAACAGATTCTTCTCTTACCTTTCTGCTTTTGTTTTCTCTATGATGATACTTGTTATGAGTGATAACTTTGCAGGTCTCTTTATCGGTTGGGAAGGTGTAGGGCTTTGTTCATGGTTACTAATTGGTTTTTGGTATCACAAAGAGAGTGCGTCTTGGGCAGCTAATGAAGCGTTTATCATGAATCGTATTGCTGACCTTGGGATGTTAATTGGCATCTTCTTGGTTTACTGGAACACAGGGACACTACAATATGATGGTGCTTTTGCAGCAATGCCATCACTTGATACTGCTACTATTACATGGATAGGAATCTTCTTATTTATTGGAGCTATGGGTAAATCTGCACAGTTTCCACTTCACACTTGGTTAGCAGATGCTATGGAGGGACCAACTCCAGTATCAGCGCTAATTCACGCAGCAACTATGGTTACAGCTGGTGTTTATTTGGTAGTTCGCTCAAGCCCTCTTTATGAGCTAATCCCTAATGTAGGGCTATTTATTGCAAGTCTTGGAGCATTTGTTGCTCTTTTTGCAGCATCTATGGCGTTAGTTAATCGTGATATGAAAAGAGTTATTGCATACTCTACACTCTCACAGCTAGGTTATATGTTTGCTGCTGCTGGGCTTGGAGCTTATTGGGTAGCACTTTTTCACCTTATGGCTCACGCATTCTTTAAAGCGCTTCTATTCTTGGGTGCAGGAAATGTTATGCATGCTATGCATGATGAGTTGGATCCGTTTAAAATGGGTGGATTAAACAAGGTAATGAAGGGCACATTTTTAATGATGACCATAGCTTCAGTGGCACTCGCTGGAATCTTTCCGCTAGCTGGATTCTTCTCAAAAGATTTAATTTTGGAAGTAGCTTTTGTTAATCATCACTATGTAATCTACGCAGTGCTTCTATTTACTGCAGCGCTTACAGCATTTTACTCATTTAGACTTGTTGCACTAATATTCCACGGAGAGGAGAGATACAAACTATTTGGTATTCATCCACATGAAGCGTACAAGTTTATGTTAATAGCTATGAGTCCACTTCTTCTTTTAGCAATTATTGCAGGAGCATTCAAAGCTGGATATTTCGAGATGGTTACGCAGCTTTTACCTTCTACTGAGTACCATGTTCACTCTGCTGCAACTTACTGGATTATGACAATAGGAACTCAACTTCTTGTTGCCTTGGCAATTTTTTATGCATATAAAAAATATACAAAAAAAGATATAAAAGTACCAGATGGAACTTCTAAAATGGAGAATAGTTTTGTATATAAACTTCTTATTAACCAATACTACATCCCATATTTTTATGAACAGTATATAGTTAAGGCATATAGAGAGCTATCAGAAGTTTTCTGGACAAAAATAGACCAAAAAATTGTAGATGGAACTGTTGATGGTATGGCAAATATACTTTATAAAACAGGAAATACAACAAGAGTTATGCAGAGTGGAAATCTTTCTACCATGCTAAAATGGATGGTAGCAGGAACTGTTGCTTTACTATCACTAGCTGTAGTTTTTGGACTAGCGGCTAGATATTCTGGAGAAATTAAGACAATTCTCTCAGGTTTAGGAGTTTAA
- the nuoK gene encoding NADH-quinone oxidoreductase subunit NuoK, giving the protein MMEIGLNHYLVLSTILFAIGLVGVMRRKNLLMLFFATEILLNSVNISFAAISHYYGDLTGQMFAFFVIAIAASEVAVGLGLLIVWHKKHNNIDLDNMSTMRG; this is encoded by the coding sequence ATGATGGAAATTGGATTAAATCACTATCTTGTACTCTCAACTATACTTTTTGCTATAGGTTTAGTTGGGGTTATGAGAAGAAAAAATCTACTTATGCTCTTTTTTGCAACTGAGATACTCCTAAATTCAGTAAATATCTCTTTTGCTGCAATCTCACACTATTATGGTGATTTGACTGGACAGATGTTTGCATTTTTTGTAATAGCAATTGCTGCATCAGAGGTTGCTGTAGGGCTTGGGCTTTTAATTGTATGGCATAAAAAACATAACAATATTGACCTTGACAATATGTCAACGATGAGAGGATAA
- a CDS encoding NADH-quinone oxidoreductase subunit J: protein MFEAIAFYLFAFLTIAMFYIAVTTSQALYALSALAAGMIFISAFFFILGADFLGAVQIVVYSGAVMALYAFGMMFFDTTREVKEKQGNKAIVIGLSSLAALMVVIIVAAPIVGSNIEALYPMSEGVGNVQEVGMVLFTKYLVPFEVAAVMLLVAMIAGIVLAGKKMDLSLTLMSDSELMAMKEEDKKVNL from the coding sequence ATGTTTGAAGCAATAGCATTTTATCTTTTCGCTTTTTTAACAATTGCAATGTTCTATATTGCGGTAACAACGTCACAAGCGTTATATGCCCTCTCAGCACTTGCAGCTGGAATGATTTTTATATCGGCGTTTTTCTTTATCTTAGGTGCTGACTTTTTGGGTGCAGTCCAAATAGTTGTTTACTCTGGTGCTGTTATGGCGCTTTATGCTTTTGGTATGATGTTCTTTGATACAACAAGAGAGGTAAAAGAGAAGCAGGGAAATAAAGCGATAGTTATCGGTCTTAGCTCTTTAGCGGCACTTATGGTAGTTATTATCGTTGCAGCTCCAATAGTAGGAAGCAATATAGAAGCGCTCTATCCTATGAGTGAGGGTGTGGGGAATGTTCAAGAAGTTGGTATGGTGCTTTTTACAAAGTATCTTGTACCTTTTGAAGTAGCCGCAGTAATGTTGTTAGTGGCAATGATTGCTGGAATCGTTCTTGCAGGAAAGAAGATGGATCTCTCTCTTACTCTTATGAGTGATTCTGAGCTTATGGCGATGAAAGAAGAAGATAAAAAGGTGAACCTATGA
- the nuoI gene encoding NADH-quinone oxidoreductase subunit NuoI has protein sequence MHNEHIEEHFNNRNVTELSSEYYMVDIAPYPTDGWGKFTRTLRRAIRGELFVGLWVVLREMIRFDIHTIQYPLEKMPIGPRYRAVHEMKRLWESDTERCIGCGLCEKICISNCIRIDTKLDENSRKEVTEYSINLGRCIFCGYCAEVCPELAITHGGEYENASDQREHFIMYQDMLTPLDKMKAGTQKEFEGFGAITPHEDERVKKTPLAY, from the coding sequence ATGCATAATGAACATATAGAAGAACATTTTAATAATAGAAATGTAACTGAATTAAGTAGTGAGTACTACATGGTAGATATTGCCCCTTATCCAACTGATGGCTGGGGCAAATTTACAAGAACGCTAAGAAGAGCAATCAGAGGTGAGTTGTTTGTTGGTCTTTGGGTAGTTCTTCGTGAGATGATAAGATTTGATATTCACACGATTCAGTATCCTCTTGAGAAGATGCCAATAGGTCCAAGATACAGAGCTGTTCATGAGATGAAGAGACTTTGGGAATCAGACACTGAGAGATGTATTGGGTGTGGGCTTTGTGAGAAGATTTGTATATCTAACTGTATTAGAATTGATACAAAATTAGATGAAAATTCTCGTAAAGAGGTAACAGAATACAGTATCAATCTGGGTCGTTGTATTTTTTGTGGATACTGCGCTGAAGTTTGCCCAGAACTTGCAATTACCCATGGTGGAGAGTATGAGAATGCAAGTGATCAAAGAGAGCACTTTATAATGTACCAAGATATGCTCACTCCTCTTGATAAGATGAAAGCAGGAACTCAAAAAGAGTTTGAAGGTTTTGGTGCAATTACACCACATGAAGATGAGCGTGTTAAAAAAACACCTCTAGCTTATTAA
- the nuoH gene encoding NADH-quinone oxidoreductase subunit NuoH produces MEASYFIETIIKIVVIVLIFSALAGIGTYFERKVLAFMQRRLGPVNVGPFGLLQVAADGIKLFTKEDIVPTNVVGRIFKIAPVITAATAFMAAAAIPFLPSFTIFGYEVHPIVSDINIGILYILGIMGVGLYGPLLGGMASANKFSLISAARGAAVFISYEVVTGLSILAPIMMVGSLSLIDFNEYQSAGITSWIVWTQPVAFILFWIAAFAETGRTPFHLIANDHEIIDGFGTEYSGMRWGLFFIGEYANMFFISFVISLLFLGGYGDGSLLGALGLLAKVAFFFFFFLWTRAAWPDIRPDQLMWLCWKVLMPIALINIVITAIVMM; encoded by the coding sequence ATGGAAGCGTCATATTTTATAGAGACGATAATAAAAATCGTCGTTATTGTACTGATATTCTCAGCATTAGCTGGGATTGGAACCTACTTTGAGAGAAAGGTTCTTGCATTTATGCAGCGCCGTCTTGGACCTGTAAACGTTGGTCCTTTTGGATTGTTGCAAGTTGCAGCTGATGGTATCAAACTCTTCACAAAAGAGGATATTGTTCCTACAAATGTTGTGGGGAGAATCTTTAAAATTGCACCAGTAATTACAGCAGCAACAGCTTTTATGGCAGCTGCTGCAATTCCATTTTTACCATCTTTTACAATTTTTGGATACGAAGTCCATCCAATAGTATCAGACATAAATATTGGTATCTTATACATACTAGGAATCATGGGAGTTGGTCTTTATGGTCCGCTTCTTGGTGGTATGGCTTCTGCAAATAAGTTCTCACTTATCTCAGCGGCAAGGGGCGCAGCTGTATTTATCTCTTATGAGGTAGTTACTGGACTCTCTATTTTAGCGCCTATTATGATGGTTGGCTCTTTGTCACTGATTGATTTTAATGAGTATCAATCAGCTGGAATTACAAGTTGGATAGTGTGGACTCAACCAGTTGCGTTTATTCTGTTTTGGATAGCAGCTTTTGCTGAGACAGGAAGAACACCATTCCACTTAATAGCAAATGACCATGAGATTATTGATGGATTTGGAACAGAGTACTCTGGTATGAGATGGGGACTTTTCTTCATCGGTGAGTATGCAAATATGTTCTTTATCTCTTTTGTAATTTCACTTCTTTTCTTAGGTGGATATGGAGATGGAAGCCTCTTGGGAGCACTTGGGTTACTAGCTAAAGTCGCATTTTTCTTCTTCTTCTTCCTATGGACAAGAGCGGCTTGGCCAGATATCAGACCAGATCAATTGATGTGGTTGTGTTGGAAAGTTTTAATGCCAATAGCATTGATAAATATAGTTATCACAGCTATTGTAATGATGTAA